A DNA window from Pseudodesulfovibrio thermohalotolerans contains the following coding sequences:
- a CDS encoding TIGR01777 family oxidoreductase: MRAIIAGGTGFIGRELVRELREHGWEILILSRNPGKVASVFENGGVIGMPWDNGGWTDVLGPDTAVVNLAGENIAAGRWTAKRKRRILESRLKAGERINQAVEQANAAPGVLIQASAVGYYGPRGSTPVNEYTEPGTGFLADVARQWEASTAGLEQKGTRRCVIRTGMVLGHGGALPKMLPSFRRYLGGHPGTGLQGVSWIHLRDEVRAIRFLMENPDASGPYNLCAPVPVNFRKFAHILGTVLNKPYKTPVPAFALRLLFGEMADELLLSGQFVLPERLTQAGFEFEFPELEDALRNVLR, translated from the coding sequence GTGCGCGCTATCATCGCCGGGGGAACCGGCTTCATCGGCAGGGAACTGGTCCGCGAACTGCGAGAGCACGGCTGGGAAATTCTCATCCTGTCGCGCAATCCGGGCAAGGTCGCCTCCGTATTCGAAAACGGCGGCGTCATTGGTATGCCCTGGGACAACGGGGGCTGGACCGACGTGCTCGGCCCGGACACGGCCGTCGTCAATCTGGCTGGGGAGAACATCGCCGCCGGACGCTGGACCGCCAAACGCAAGCGGCGCATCCTCGAAAGCAGACTCAAGGCCGGTGAACGCATCAATCAGGCCGTGGAACAGGCGAACGCCGCGCCCGGCGTGCTCATCCAGGCCTCGGCCGTGGGCTATTACGGACCGCGCGGCTCCACGCCCGTGAACGAATACACCGAGCCCGGCACCGGCTTCCTGGCCGACGTGGCCCGCCAATGGGAGGCGTCCACGGCGGGCCTTGAGCAAAAAGGCACCCGCCGCTGCGTCATCCGCACCGGCATGGTGCTCGGCCACGGCGGCGCGCTGCCGAAAATGCTCCCGTCCTTCCGGCGCTACCTCGGCGGCCATCCGGGCACAGGCCTCCAAGGTGTCTCCTGGATACATCTCCGCGACGAGGTCCGGGCCATCCGCTTCCTGATGGAAAACCCCGACGCGAGCGGCCCCTACAATCTCTGCGCCCCGGTGCCGGTCAACTTCCGCAAGTTCGCCCACATTCTCGGCACCGTCCTCAACAAGCCGTACAAAACCCCAGTCCCCGCCTTTGCCCTGCGGCTCCTCTTCGGCGAAATGGCCGACGAACTGCTGCTCTCCGGCCAGTTCGTCCTCCCCGAGCGGCTGACCCAGGCGGGATTCGAATTCGAGTTCCCGGAGCTTGAGGACGCCCTGCGCAACGTGCTTCGCTAG